A window from Cydia amplana chromosome 12, ilCydAmpl1.1, whole genome shotgun sequence encodes these proteins:
- the LOC134652779 gene encoding zinc finger protein OZF-like isoform X1 — protein sequence MINFEDVDAMEVLQACRCCLLRPPDKGLKTLYTHLGRTEIYSDMLTDCFDVDLTLGNDECGICEMCVCRLRNVSDFKQQVKRSQKELRVCMDKILQRNREEPSVKMERCDDRECDGDLASQMLDRSTTDSDATREKHTCHLCQQTFNQETSLETHMYGHETDSKNVSQETTENNIVDYLYTCDICKKEFSQKGYLNTHLKSHTDRYRYSCEICNKKFTLKSRYDIHKVTHTGEKRYKCDVCNRRYTQKCTLNAHLKYHTGDYRFSCEVCGKRFTQKAYLIKHMRVHTGEKPYSCNVCQKQFSQEGNLKTHSLIHSESNTSYSCDICNKEFKLKSTLKKHFLTHSGDKLFSCEICGKQFLRKSELSRHMNGHMGVKPHFCDICNKGFTLKSNLKAHKLTHTGEKSFLCEICHRPFRTRTHLKSHMLIHTGEKLHACEVCNKQFTHKSALNLHSRLHSGVKPYTCEVCKKEFRILSGLKLHSRVHTGEKPFECEICNKTFAHPSSFRKHKRIHKEKSYPW from the exons ATGATTAATTTCGAAGATGTTGATGCTATGGAAGTATTGCAAGCGTGTCGCTGCTGCCTGCTACGACCGCCAGACAAGGGTCTGAAAACTCTCTACACACATCTCGGCAGAACTGAGATATATTCTGATATGCTCACCGATTGCTTCGATGTAGat CTTACCCTAGGCAACGATGAGTGTGGCATCTGTGAGATGTGTGTGTGCCGTCTCCGGAATGTGAGTGACTTCAAACAGCAAGTGAAGCGCAGCCAGAAAGAGCTGCGGGTTTGCATggataaaatattacaaagaaaCA GAGAAGAGCCCTCTGTTAAGATGGAGAGGTGCGATGACCGAGAATGTGATGGTGACTTAGCATCAC AAATGTTGGACCGTTCAACGACTGATTCCGACGCCACCCGTGAAAAGCATACATGCCACCTCTGCCAACAAACATTCAATCAAGAAACGTCCCTCGAAACCCACATGTATGGCCATGAAACTGACTCTAAGAATGTATCACAAGAGACTACCGAAAATAACATAGTGGATTATTTATACACATGTGACATATGCAAAAAAGAGTTCAGTCAAAAAGGATACCTAAACACTCACCTAAAATCTCATACGGACAGATATCGATACTCTTGTGAAATTTGCAACAAGAAATTCACACTCAAATCACGTTACGATATTCATAAAGTCACCCACACAGGTGAAAAACGTTATAAATGCGACGTATGTAACAGACGGTATACACAAAAATGTACATTAAACGCTCATTTGAAATACCATACAGGGGACTATCGGTTCTCATGCGAAGTATGCGGTAAAAGGTTTACCCAAAAAGCTTATCTAATAAAACATATGCGTGTCCACACTGGTGAAAAACCATATTCTTGTAACGTCTGCCAAAAACAGTTTTCACAAGAAGGTAACTTGAAAACACACTCACTTATACATTCTGAAAGTAACACGTCGTACTCTTGCGATATAtgcaataaagaatttaaaCTAAAATCGACTTTAAAGAAACATTTTCTGACCCATTCTGGTGATAAATTATTCAGTTGCGAAATATGTGGGAAACAATTTCTACGTAAAAGCGAACTGTCTAGACATATGAATGGACATATGGGTGTGAAGCCACATTTCTGCGACATCTGCAACAAAGGTTTTACATTAAAAAGTAACTTGAAAGCTCACAAGCTAACGCACACTGGTGAGAAATCCTTCTTGTGCGAAATATGCCACAGACCATTTCGAACTAGAACACATCTAAAAAGCCACATGCTGATACATACTGGGGAAAAATTGCATGCTTGTGAAGTGTGTAATAAGCAATTTACACATAAATCTGCTTTAAATCTTCATAGTAGACTTCACAGTGGGGTAAAACCATACACGTGCGAAGTCTGTAAAAAGGAATTTAGAATACTTTCTGGATTAAAATTACACAGTCGTGTCCATACTGGTGAAAAGCCATTCGAGTGCGAAATCTGCAATAAAACATTTGCACATCCATCGAGCTTTAGGAAACATAAGCGTATACATAAAGAGAAATCATATCCTTGGTGA
- the LOC134652779 gene encoding zinc finger protein OZF-like isoform X2, translated as MSHEDMSSDEAMQREEPSVKMERCDDRECDGDLASQMLDRSTTDSDATREKHTCHLCQQTFNQETSLETHMYGHETDSKNVSQETTENNIVDYLYTCDICKKEFSQKGYLNTHLKSHTDRYRYSCEICNKKFTLKSRYDIHKVTHTGEKRYKCDVCNRRYTQKCTLNAHLKYHTGDYRFSCEVCGKRFTQKAYLIKHMRVHTGEKPYSCNVCQKQFSQEGNLKTHSLIHSESNTSYSCDICNKEFKLKSTLKKHFLTHSGDKLFSCEICGKQFLRKSELSRHMNGHMGVKPHFCDICNKGFTLKSNLKAHKLTHTGEKSFLCEICHRPFRTRTHLKSHMLIHTGEKLHACEVCNKQFTHKSALNLHSRLHSGVKPYTCEVCKKEFRILSGLKLHSRVHTGEKPFECEICNKTFAHPSSFRKHKRIHKEKSYPW; from the exons ATGTCTCATGAAGACATGTCAAGTGATGAAGCTATGCAAC GAGAAGAGCCCTCTGTTAAGATGGAGAGGTGCGATGACCGAGAATGTGATGGTGACTTAGCATCAC AAATGTTGGACCGTTCAACGACTGATTCCGACGCCACCCGTGAAAAGCATACATGCCACCTCTGCCAACAAACATTCAATCAAGAAACGTCCCTCGAAACCCACATGTATGGCCATGAAACTGACTCTAAGAATGTATCACAAGAGACTACCGAAAATAACATAGTGGATTATTTATACACATGTGACATATGCAAAAAAGAGTTCAGTCAAAAAGGATACCTAAACACTCACCTAAAATCTCATACGGACAGATATCGATACTCTTGTGAAATTTGCAACAAGAAATTCACACTCAAATCACGTTACGATATTCATAAAGTCACCCACACAGGTGAAAAACGTTATAAATGCGACGTATGTAACAGACGGTATACACAAAAATGTACATTAAACGCTCATTTGAAATACCATACAGGGGACTATCGGTTCTCATGCGAAGTATGCGGTAAAAGGTTTACCCAAAAAGCTTATCTAATAAAACATATGCGTGTCCACACTGGTGAAAAACCATATTCTTGTAACGTCTGCCAAAAACAGTTTTCACAAGAAGGTAACTTGAAAACACACTCACTTATACATTCTGAAAGTAACACGTCGTACTCTTGCGATATAtgcaataaagaatttaaaCTAAAATCGACTTTAAAGAAACATTTTCTGACCCATTCTGGTGATAAATTATTCAGTTGCGAAATATGTGGGAAACAATTTCTACGTAAAAGCGAACTGTCTAGACATATGAATGGACATATGGGTGTGAAGCCACATTTCTGCGACATCTGCAACAAAGGTTTTACATTAAAAAGTAACTTGAAAGCTCACAAGCTAACGCACACTGGTGAGAAATCCTTCTTGTGCGAAATATGCCACAGACCATTTCGAACTAGAACACATCTAAAAAGCCACATGCTGATACATACTGGGGAAAAATTGCATGCTTGTGAAGTGTGTAATAAGCAATTTACACATAAATCTGCTTTAAATCTTCATAGTAGACTTCACAGTGGGGTAAAACCATACACGTGCGAAGTCTGTAAAAAGGAATTTAGAATACTTTCTGGATTAAAATTACACAGTCGTGTCCATACTGGTGAAAAGCCATTCGAGTGCGAAATCTGCAATAAAACATTTGCACATCCATCGAGCTTTAGGAAACATAAGCGTATACATAAAGAGAAATCATATCCTTGGTGA